From one Triticum urartu cultivar G1812 chromosome 3, Tu2.1, whole genome shotgun sequence genomic stretch:
- the LOC125544807 gene encoding F-box protein At5g03100-like, with protein sequence MARPPAAANLKRKRKRRRRPKAGKGAAADLPDFFSNLPDDVVLAIANRLPTRLAVTLSVLARRFRHLPSLYSHLDSVRFSGPASPVPLPASQPKLLRRLDIAPPKPIKPSALRHVINAAANHGLSELAVRLHRRVCLPKNVFAIRSLAVLSLNTCSVPPLSAVTCARLRTLKLHRVYIKQVVLTAILSAATGLQTLEMVHCTGLDAGCTVESLTVRSFLFMPNVEQREVTLRAPGLRTITLHTRPKTQKVHLEPSPDVSKVYLHVAKSQEKVLFRMRPFLDAATGLASLTLRGCAVKLLAGEYKDIVKLPITFEGLRILSVSLNFSRESEAVFLVKLLQSCPSLQQLTVSAAENKMTEASFSFADHKKMLAKASCLTNSLLKIKFLGFKSGEYEKDLLVFLLNRTNKLKKIGVQFPASEETTVKWALSVRPAPIERRSTMFNKGYLQLEYT encoded by the exons ATGGCccgcccgcccgccgccgcgAACCTCAAGCGCAAGCGgaagcgccgccgccgccccaagGCCGGCAAGGGCGCGGCCGCCGACTTGCCCGACTTCTTCTCCAACCTCCCCGACGACGTCGTGCTCGCCATCGCCAACCGCCTCCCGACCCGCCTCGCCGTCACGCTCTCCGTCCTCGCCCGCCGCTTCCGCCACCTCCCCTCCCTCTACTCCCACCTCGACTCCGTCAGGTTCTCCGGGCCCGCCTCCCCGGTCCCTCTGCCCGCCAGCCAGCCcaagctcctccgccgcctcgaCATCGCCCCGCCCAAACCTATCAAGCCCTCCGCCCTCCGCCACGTCATCAACGCCGCCGCCAACCACGGCCTCTCCGAGCTCGCCGTCCGCCTGCACCGCCGCGTCTGCCTGCCCAAGAATGTCTTCGCCATCCGCTCTCTCGCCGTGCTATCCCTCAACACCTGCAGCGTGCCGCCCCTCTCCGCCGTCACTTGCGCCCGCCTCCGGACGCTCAAGCTACACCGCGTCTACATCAAACAGGTGGTCCTCACCGCCATCCTCTCCGCGGCGACCGGGCTCCAGACGCTGGAGATGGTACACTGCACGGGCTTGGACGCCGGATGCACGGTGGAGTCGTTGACCGTGAGGAGCTTCTTGTTTATGCCCAACGTGGAGCAACGGGAGGTCACGCTGAGAGCGCCGGGGCTGAGGACAATCACGCTTCACACGCGACCCAAGACGCAGAAGGTGCACCTGGAGCCTTCGCCGGATGTCAGCAAGGTATACCTGCACGTCGCCAAGTCCCAGGAAAAGGTTCTCTTCAGGATGCGGCCGTTCTTGGATGCTGCCACAGGGCTAGCTTCCCTTACGCTCAGAGGCTGTGCTGTGAAG TTGTTAGCTGGTGAATATAAAGATATTGTGAAGTTGCCAATTACATTTGAAGGGTTGAGGATATTGTCAGTGAGCTTGAATTTCTCGCGTGAATCAGAAGCTGTTTTCCTGGTGAAGCTGCTTCAGAGCTGTCCTAGCCTACAGCAGTTGACCGTCTCG GCTGCTGAAAATAAGATGACAGAGGCGTCCTTTAGTTTTGCTGATCACAAGAAGATGCTTGCAAAGGCATCATGCCTAACTAATAGCCTGTTGAAGATTAAGTTTCTTGGGTTCAAGTCTGGAGAATATGAGAAGGACCTCCTTGTTTTCCTATTAAATCGAACCAATAAGCTGAAGAAGATTGGGGTGCAGTTTCCAGCAAGCGAAGAAACCACTGTGAAGTGGGCTTTATCTGTGAGGCCAGCCCCAATCGAGAGAAGATCTACTATGTTCAACAAGGGCTACCTGCAGTTGGAGTATACCTGA
- the LOC125544808 gene encoding 3-hydroxyisobutyryl-CoA hydrolase-like protein 5, whose translation MAQEQSNPNEVVLGQEINGARVVTLNRPRQLNGINDRVVYLLAQLLEKWEKDANAKLVIFKGAGRAFSAGGDLKMFYEGRSSDDSCLEVVYRMYWLCYHIHTYKKTTVALVNGLVMGGGAAMVAPLKFAVVTEKTVFATPEASVGLHTDCSFSYIHSRLPGYLGEYLALTGARLNAKEMITAGLATHFVHSEKLEDLEKQLLNLNTGDESAVRAVIEEFSTDVQLDQESILNKLPTIDKCFSAETVEEILKALDSEVSVDGNQWIAPVLKSMRRSSPTGLKITLRSVREGRKQSLQECLKKEFGLTMNILRSIITGDVYEGIRAQSIDKDNAPKWSPATVEEVKNEDIDRVFEPFSSGHELQVPSDDSNRWSGKYEHTVYAKSSQ comes from the exons ATGGCTCAAGAGCAATCCAATCCCAACGAG GTCGTGCTCGGGCAGGAGATCAACGGCGCGAGGGTGGTCACCCTCAACCGCCCGCGCCAGCTCAACGGCATCAACGACAGAGTG GTCTATCTCCTAGCCCAGCTCTTGGAGAAATGGGAGAAAGATGCCAATGCCAAGCTGGTCATCTTCAAG GGAGCAGGACGCGCATTTTCTGCTGGCGGGGACCTAAAGATGTTCTACGAAGGGAGATCATCAG ATGATTCCTGCCTCGAGGTTGTGTATAGGATGTACTGGCTCTGCTATCACATCCATACATATAAGAAAACCACG GTGGCCCTTGTTAATGGACTTGTCATGGGTGGAGGTGCAGCCATGGTTGCTCCACTGAAATTTGCAGTTGTCACAGAGAAAACA GTTTTTGCCACCCCCGAGGCAAGTGTTGGACTACACACAGATTGTAGCTTTTCTTATATCCATTCTCGGCTCCCTGGATATTTAG GGGAGTATCTGGCTTTGACTGGTGCTAGACTGAATGCAAAAGAAATGATCACTGCCGGTCTTGCTACTCATTTTGTCCATTCTGAA AAATTGGAAGATCTCGAAAAACAATTACTGAATTTAAACACAGGCGACGAGTCTGCAGTCCGAGCTGTCATTGAGGAATTCTCTACGGATGTTCAACTTGATCAAGAGAGTATTTTAAACAA GCTTCCAACTATCGATAAATGTTTCTCAGCCGAGACTGTTGAGGAGATCTTGAAAGCACTT GATTCAGAAGTGAGCGTCGATGGAAATCAATGGATAGCTCCAGTCCTGAAGAGCATGAGAAGAtcatctcctactggattgaagATCACACTGCGATCG GTTAGAGAAGGTCGGAAGCAGAGTCTGCAGGAATGTTTGAAGAAGGAATTCGGACTAACAATGAACATCCTCCGATCTATCATTACTGGCGATGTGTACGAG GGTATTAGAGCTCAGAGCATCGACAAAGACAATGCACCTAAg TGGAGTCCTGCAACCGTTGAAGAGGTGAAGAATGAAGACATTGACCGTGTTTTCGAACCATTCAGCTCGGGACATGAGCTCCAAGTCCCATCTGATGATTCCAACAG GTGGAGCGGCAAATACGAGCACACGGTCTATGCTAAATCTTCACAGTAA